Proteins encoded within one genomic window of Syntrophorhabdaceae bacterium:
- a CDS encoding FAD-linked oxidase C-terminal domain-containing protein, whose protein sequence is MDLENFIGGLRAFLTEDRIILNREGLSHFSYDATERQFLPKVVVLPESTEEVSRIMKLAFELKIPVTPQGGRTGLSGGGLPVKGGAVLSLLRMKRIVEIDERNMLAIVEPGVTSSDLQEALKSRRLFFPPDPSSGVDSTIGGNVAENAGYTRAVKYGVTRDYVRGLEAVLATGEIIRTGGKNAKDVTGYDVTSLIVGSEGTLAVVTKIILKLLPRPAELRTIIVYLNDLAAAADLIVQVLRSGIIPCALELLDNTTINTVADYMGVPLMKGARALVLIEVDGHLPVTVDSEAQAIVSVCETFPGIVETRLASGEAEAQRFWKVRREALPALTSLGKDRLEADVVVPRYDLPFLVQFIGELKHDEAISIATFGHAGDGNLHVTILYRRRNFAELDEAYGLLETIYRKAVEMGGSLTGEHGVGITVKDYLPLRLSEAETEIMKRIKKAFDPSGILNPGKIFPD, encoded by the coding sequence ATGGATCTTGAGAATTTTATAGGCGGGCTCAGGGCATTCCTCACGGAAGACAGGATAATACTCAACCGAGAGGGCCTTTCTCACTTCTCCTACGACGCCACAGAGAGGCAATTTCTGCCCAAGGTGGTGGTTCTGCCCGAGAGCACCGAGGAAGTGTCGAGAATCATGAAGCTTGCCTTCGAACTCAAGATCCCGGTTACGCCCCAGGGAGGCAGAACGGGCCTATCGGGAGGCGGACTGCCGGTTAAAGGTGGTGCGGTACTTTCGCTCCTGAGAATGAAAAGAATCGTAGAAATCGATGAGAGGAATATGCTTGCAATCGTAGAACCCGGTGTCACATCTTCCGACCTTCAGGAGGCTCTTAAGTCACGCCGACTTTTCTTTCCTCCCGATCCATCGAGCGGGGTGGACAGTACTATCGGCGGCAATGTGGCGGAGAATGCGGGATACACGAGGGCCGTGAAGTACGGCGTGACGAGGGACTACGTAAGGGGGCTCGAGGCGGTACTCGCTACCGGCGAGATTATACGTACGGGCGGCAAGAATGCCAAGGATGTAACGGGATACGACGTGACGTCACTAATCGTTGGTTCCGAAGGTACACTGGCTGTGGTCACGAAGATCATTTTGAAGCTTCTTCCCCGACCCGCAGAACTAAGGACAATTATCGTATACCTCAACGACCTGGCAGCAGCTGCGGACCTGATCGTTCAAGTCCTTCGCAGCGGGATCATTCCCTGTGCTTTAGAATTGCTGGACAATACCACAATCAATACTGTGGCCGACTACATGGGGGTGCCCCTTATGAAAGGTGCGCGAGCGCTGGTTCTCATTGAAGTCGACGGGCATCTTCCGGTGACCGTAGACAGTGAGGCGCAGGCCATCGTATCAGTGTGCGAAACGTTTCCCGGTATCGTCGAAACGAGATTGGCATCAGGTGAGGCCGAGGCTCAACGGTTCTGGAAAGTACGCAGGGAGGCGTTGCCCGCGCTCACCTCCCTGGGGAAGGACCGTCTCGAAGCCGATGTTGTGGTACCGCGTTACGATCTCCCTTTCCTTGTCCAGTTCATCGGGGAGCTTAAGCACGATGAGGCTATAAGCATAGCCACCTTCGGACACGCAGGGGACGGCAATCTCCATGTTACCATTCTCTATCGCCGGAGAAACTTCGCCGAACTTGACGAGGCATACGGTCTTTTGGAGACCATATACCGGAAAGCCGTAGAGATGGGGGGGAGTCTGACGGGAGAACATGGAGTAGGGATTACCGTGAAAGATTATCTTCCGCTCCGCCTGAGCGAGGCGGAGACGGAAATTATGAAAAGGATTAAGAAGGCATTTGATCCGAGCGGCATACTGAATCCCGGTAAGATCTTTCCGGATTGA